The following are from one region of the Methanoculleus caldifontis genome:
- a CDS encoding FecCD family ABC transporter permease, which produces MHFADGTIPASYRGYVRRKHLWILGGTVILFLLLIVSISVGAVSIPPYDVFLSLVNGTLDRISALLHPGTAVSVSSTDRIVWNIRLPQALAAIVAGIGLSVAGVAMQSILRNPLGSPFTLGISNAGAFGAAVSVILLGTGQMHSTVADAVTLNNPYVTTMVAFIFCLLATAVILLISRIRGASPEVMVLAGVALSSLFTAGTMFLQYFASDAQLAAVVFWTFGDVGRASWQELSIMAIVVAAATLYFVANRWNYNAIDAGDETAKGLGVNVERIRDIGMVVAALVSAVIVSFLGVIGFVGLVCPHMVRRLIGDDQRYLIPGSCVMGGILLLASDTVARIIVAPYILPVAVLTAFLGAPVFIYLLLVGYRR; this is translated from the coding sequence ATGCACTTTGCAGACGGGACCATTCCCGCGAGCTACCGGGGCTACGTGCGGAGGAAGCACCTCTGGATACTCGGGGGGACTGTAATCCTCTTCCTCCTCCTGATCGTATCCATATCGGTCGGTGCGGTCAGCATCCCTCCATACGACGTCTTCCTCTCTCTCGTGAACGGAACCCTCGACCGGATCAGCGCACTGCTCCACCCGGGAACCGCAGTGAGCGTCTCCAGCACCGACCGGATCGTCTGGAACATCCGCCTCCCGCAGGCCCTTGCCGCGATCGTGGCCGGCATCGGGCTCTCGGTGGCCGGCGTTGCCATGCAGTCGATCCTCCGTAACCCGCTCGGCTCCCCGTTCACGCTCGGCATCTCGAACGCCGGCGCATTCGGGGCGGCCGTCTCGGTCATCCTCCTCGGCACCGGGCAGATGCACTCGACGGTCGCCGATGCCGTCACCTTGAACAACCCCTACGTGACGACGATGGTGGCGTTCATCTTCTGTCTCCTCGCCACCGCCGTGATCCTGCTCATCTCCCGGATACGCGGGGCGTCTCCCGAGGTGATGGTGCTCGCCGGCGTCGCCCTCTCCTCCCTCTTCACGGCGGGGACGATGTTCCTCCAGTACTTCGCGAGCGACGCCCAGCTCGCCGCCGTCGTCTTCTGGACGTTCGGCGACGTCGGCCGGGCCAGCTGGCAGGAACTCTCGATCATGGCCATCGTCGTCGCGGCCGCCACCCTCTACTTCGTCGCGAACCGCTGGAACTACAACGCGATCGATGCCGGCGACGAGACGGCAAAAGGGCTCGGCGTCAACGTCGAGCGGATCAGGGATATCGGAATGGTCGTTGCAGCGCTCGTATCCGCCGTGATCGTCTCGTTCCTCGGCGTCATCGGCTTCGTGGGCCTGGTCTGCCCGCATATGGTGAGGAGGCTCATCGGCGACGACCAGCGCTACCTGATACCGGGCTCCTGCGTGATGGGCGGGATCCTCCTCCTCGCCTCCGATACGGTCGCCCGGATCATCGTGGCGCCCTACATCCTCCCGGTTGCCGTGTTGACGGCATTCCTCGGAGCGCCGGTCTTCATCTATCTGCTTCTCGTGGGGTACCGGCGATGA